GATCTTTGTAAAATACTAAAATGTAAATACGTACTACACATATAGATCTAATTCAATATATGTAATTAAGCTGCTTGCTGCCTCATGCTAGACTGCAAAGAATTCCTAGCGAAATCGCTGTTTCTGTTCGGTGGATTTGGAGGAAACGACTACAATATCCAGCTTCTGGAGCTTGGATTGACCCCAGAGCAGACAATGAAGAACACCCCGATTATTGTTAATGCAACTGTCAACGGTATCGAGGTATATATACATATGTACTCCCCTCCGTTCCGAATTATTACTGTTTGttttgattttgatttgattttTCTAGACGCATAGCTTTTGCTACGTATCTAGAGTTCTAGACATATGTACATCTAGATTCATATCAAAAGTTTTATACCTAGAAAAGTCAGAATGAATAGTAAtttggacggagggagtatatatCATCGTAAAAACTATATGCAAGCTCAGAGTGAATGCATACCCGTGAAACTAATTAAGCTTGCCGTCTTGTCCTGCAGAGATTGATTGCACTTGGTGCAGTTCACATTGTTGTCCCGAGCATCCTCCCAACAGGTTGTCTCCCACTCTTCCTGGCGTTGTTCGTCGCCGGTTCCTCCGGCGAGTCTGACTTTGATCAGTACGGCTGCTTGAAAAGTTACAACCGTCTGACAGAGCACCACAACTCAATGCTCCGAGAACAAGTGCAAATCCTCCAAAGAAAGTACAAGTCGACAAGGGTCATGTACGCAGATTACTACTCCCAGGTGTACAAAATGGTCCAGCAGCCTCAAAAGTTTGGTAATCTGCTTTTCCCACTATCATATCTACTCCGTCCCCAAGATCTATCACAGAAATAATTAAGATACAGCAGTTGCAGATTTTGGAACTAAACAGCCGGCCGGCTGATTTCTGTAGGATTCAGCAATCCTTTTGAGGCTTGCTGTGGCGCAGGAGGAGGGAAGTACAACTTCGACGTCGCCGCCAGGTGCGGCATGCCGGGCGCGACCACGGCCTGCCGTGACCCGTCGGCTCGCCTGAGCTGGGATGGCGTCCACCCGACGGAGGCGGTGAACAAGATGATCGCCGACGCCTGGCTCAACGGCCCATACTGCAACCCTCCTATTCTAAgctgaatatatatatatatatatatatacatatatactgtATTCCGTCCACCGTATTGCTTGCAAGATCTTGTACCACGGCTGTCTGGGCAGAGCCTGTACCACGGCTGCCCGGTGCACGCCTTGAGGCACGCGTCGTCCCATGTCAGGGAGGGGACGTTGTTGCAGGCGTCGCCGGCGATGAGCGAGGTGGCGAGGGAGACCAGTAAGGTGAAGACTCAAGACGAAGGTCATGGCTGCTCTCGTCATGTTTCTCTGGGATCGATGCTAGTTCTTCATGGGGTTTGGTGATAGATGGCGAAACAATGTGTTGGGAGAATAAAAATACGACAGATTCTCTAAAGGATCAGAAATGCGGAGGATCATGTGTAAGTAGAAATGCCAACCAAAAAAGGTAACTTTTCAATTTCGAATAATATCATTCAGAAAATAAAACATTTATTTTCTAGCAATATCAAAAATGTTAATATATATGTTGGGAATATCTTGCATCGCATTTAGTGGTACTATATATTTTCATGACCATTATACTACATCTGTTCTAAAATATGCTTATTACATTCAGGACCAGTAAATTAATTCTAATGGACTTATCCTCAACATCGTATGTCGTATATTtaagaacggagggagtagttacTCTAAAAGAAATAGCAGAGGAGCCGAATAACGTCCCGGTGCTACTACTGCATTGAGTGCCAACATGTGACATGTGCTCTCACTTTCACACCCGGAGGCAACCGGCTTCCAGAGCACTTTCATTGTGAATGGAAGTTTTCTTGCCCGAACGCCACTACTAAAAAAACATCTTTTCCTTGACACTCCCTCACCTTTTCCACAGACGGCTCATATGACGACCCGCTTAAGACGTTGGCGGAGGCATCTTGTGGTTTTGGGCTGCTGGTAAAAACATATTTTCATCCGTGGTTGCTTACGACAGCCACCTTTAAAAAAGTGAAGATTTTAGATGCGCTTCACATAAGGTACCACCCATGAGATGATATTTCCAACCGCTTATGGGAGTGACATTTTCACATGCGGATCCTTATGTGAACTTCACATCTAAAAATGGTTCCAttactttattttttttatccTTTTAATTAAGTTTGAGTTTCACAAATATTATAGAATAATATGCCATGTTAGTCTCTATTTCTAATTAAACCATAATTCTAACATGGCGTAGTTGTCCGCGTACCTTGCATATGCACAAAGATTAAAACTTTAGAACCTGAAAAATTAGTAGTTTGGAACTATTTATAGaagtatatataaatataagaaAGGACATATCCAGAAACTCATATGGATAAGAAGTATATATTAAAAAAACTCAGAATAACAAAACACATATGAATAGAGATTAAAGTATAtattaaaaaattaaaaatggATTTTAGATAGATATCCGTATCACATAAATCTTTTGATTTCAATACTGATCAAGAGCAACGACAAGGCCCACAATCTTTTGATTACAATACCACTCAGAATAACAAAATCATAACCCTGATCATTTGCTCTCGATCTACCTGCCCACAATCAAGGCCCCCAGCAAATACGAGACCATGGTCAGATCATAATCTGCCGTGACCATGGCGACCACCGGCAAGCCGCGGTACGCCCACAGTCCGTCCTGGCAGGACCCGACGGCGACCTGCGCGTCGATGTACTCCTGCCTGACGCGCGAGAAGTCACACGCGAACAGCTGGTCCGCGACGCCGGCCATCAGGCGGCCCGCCTCGCCGTACTTCGCCTTGCAGTGGTCGACCGACGCCTTCTCGCCGGCGGGGAGCTTCCCGGTGCCCAGCATCTGGTCCATCTCGGCCACGGCGTTCCTGTACCTCTGCCTGGCCAGCCTCGTCGCGACGAGCGCGTAGACGGTCAGCtcggcggtggccggcgcgtTCGGCAGCGTCTCCCGGCAGAGCGCGTGCCACCGCTCCGTCGTGTTGGACAGCTTGATGCACGCGTCGTACGATGTCATGGACGGGACGTTGTTGCATgcttcgccgccggcgacgagcaacGCGGCGAGAGAGACCAACACTGCAGCGACCAAGGTCATGGCTGATCTCGAAATGGTGGATATATGGTTTTTCTTTTCTGGACTGGACTTGTGTGATGTACTGAAACTAAGCGTTGAGGGGCCTATAAATAGGATGTTTGTGTTTCTCCGATTATTGGTAgattattttttaaaatatgTGGGGAGATACAAGTATTTATTAGAATGCAACAAATAAGCCAAGTTTTTTTATTTCACATGACATGATTCCAAAAATAAGATCGATCTCTTTTCTAGCTACCATAAATGTAATAAGAATTGGAACAATTGCCATTCAAATGTTATGATTACAAAACAATATCTTTTCTCAAGCAGCATATTAAGTATTTCTTTAGCATGCATGGTCCACATTTAAACACAGAATTAAAACACGAGCACCAATACAAAATCACTAATCCTTGAGAGCTCATCCGTGTCGTTAGTAGTGGAAGCAGTCAGGCACCGTGACAGTAGGATGCTCAACGTTTGAGTATTTCGGTAATTGCCATGCACTCTTAGTGCATAGTTTGTCCCCCAATATTTTATTAGAGTAGTTCATACCCACATGATCCATTTATCATTATTTTAAAAAATGTAGTAACTATTTCAAGCTCTCAAAGACAGCAGCATCCTGCCCCATACCATGTATGTTCGTACGAAAACGAACCAAGGAGGCCATTTTTTAACAAGATTACATGTATATGGTGAGAGGTACAAAGGTCACCTCGTCTTATTTAGGATCCTAAATGTAAAGTTTACCCTTGACATCTGATCTTTGTTTCACTGAGATTTTGTGCCGGAAAGCTGGACTTGATGCTCGtggaacaccaaacttaaacgACGAACTTCGCGTAAATCGAAGTTAAAGTGTCCTTGAGGTTGCACGGGAGGGTGTATAAATCTTCGCTCTTGTAGAAGAAATCTATTGACTGTGCAAAGGAGACCACCTTCTCCAAAAGCGCCATGGGgtatcatgtccatcgagctccaggcgggaccagaagctgcttcttcggaagatcatgtccatcgagccggcggtttcacgaccactccgttggttggaggtccccatctcgttctcccgcgatgatcagtggacgagcttctcggagctcggtaagttccccctggtcctggacccagtggtggcagaagtcaggctcaccaaggtgctcatcgacggtgggagtggtctcaatcttatcttcgccaacACTCTAAGGAAGATGGGTTTGGACCTCTCGGGCATGCTGAttccgagcaagtcccccttctatggcatcgtcccaggtaacgcggcgcacccacttggtacggtagttcttccagtcacctttggtacgagggagaactaccgcacctaGTTTATTAAAtttgaagtggctaacttcgaatcttcttatcatgctatattgggtcgtccggcactcgccaaattcatggcagtaccgcattatgtttatctgcttctcaagatgccaggactaagtggagtacttacttttcgaggcgacttgaagaagtcgtatgattgtaatcaggaggcgatccagtacgcttcgactgctcgtgtgccagatgcttcaagagaagtactcgcggccgcgcagcagctctcccagtccgggctaGAGATCCCCTCGAGAAAAGCCAGcgagtcgagcatccagtcgactaatgacgtggccctcaagacaatccagctccaggagggtgactcatctaagaccgctgtcatcggcgcgggcttaggtgagaaatagaaactcgcgctcgtcagctttcttcgggctaaccgagacatattcgcgtggaaaccagcggatattcCAGGGGTGCCCAGAGAGTTggtcgagcatagtctgaatgtacacccgaaggctgtgcctaaaaagcaacgcctgcgaacgtttgctcacgataagcgtgaggcaattaaacgggagatagctaaacttctcgcggcaggattcattaaagaagtaatccatccagagtg
The Panicum hallii strain FIL2 chromosome 6, PHallii_v3.1, whole genome shotgun sequence genome window above contains:
- the LOC112897226 gene encoding GDSL esterase/lipase At5g45910-like isoform X2, producing the protein MRFLRSSSCCSPLAAAFFFFFLVAVIGSTSSNLQQATKYNAMFSFGDSVAETGNICVVSSSSSNSTELEALTCTHPPYGTTNFGRPSCRWSDGRVVVDFIAQSLGLPLLPPSKSKGKDFRRGANMAITGATAMNFSFYQSLGIEDPVWNHGSLYMQIQWFTELIPSLCGTKQNCKEFLAKSLFLFGGFGGNDYNIQLLELGLTPEQTMKNTPIIVNATVNGIERLIALGAVHIVVPSILPTEHHNSMLREQVQILQRKYKSTRVMYADYYSQVYKMVQQPQKFGFSNPFEACCGAGGGKYNFDVAARCGMPGATTACRDPSARLSWDGVHPTEAVNKMIADAWLNGPYCNPPILS
- the LOC112897226 gene encoding GDSL esterase/lipase At5g45910-like isoform X1, coding for MRFLRSSSCCSPLAAAFFFFFLVAVIGSTSSNLQQATKYNAMFSFGDSVAETGNICVVSSSSSNSTELEALTCTHPPYGTTNFGRPSCRWSDGRVVVDFIAQSLGLPLLPPSKSKGKDFRRGANMAITGATAMNFSFYQSLGIEDPVWNHGSLYMQIQWFTELIPSLCGTKQNCKEFLAKSLFLFGGFGGNDYNIQLLELGLTPEQTMKNTPIIVNATVNGIERLIALGAVHIVVPSILPTGCLPLFLALFVAGSSGESDFDQYGCLKSYNRLTEHHNSMLREQVQILQRKYKSTRVMYADYYSQVYKMVQQPQKFGFSNPFEACCGAGGGKYNFDVAARCGMPGATTACRDPSARLSWDGVHPTEAVNKMIADAWLNGPYCNPPILS
- the LOC112896840 gene encoding uncharacterized protein LOC112896840; the encoded protein is MTLVAAVLVSLAALLVAGGEACNNVPSMTSYDACIKLSNTTERWHALCRETLPNAPATAELTVYALVATRLARQRYRNAVAEMDQMLGTGKLPAGEKASVDHCKAKYGEAGRLMAGVADQLFACDFSRVRQEYIDAQVAVGSCQDGLWAYRGLPVVAMVTADYDLTMVSYLLGALIVGR